The DNA region GTTTCCGTATTATACGTCCCTCCACAGCTCATCAAAACCCATAACCAGCCTGCCTTCCTCATGAAACCCACTTTATCTTCATTTCACTCTCTCCATTCTCCGCTCTTTCATCCTCTTATTTCCCGGCACCGGCGTCCACGGTGCCCACGCATGGACTCCTCTTCACCCCCTCACCATCACTCCAATCAAAACAAGACCAAAATTATCGTCACCATGGGTGCCACCGGCTGCGGAAAGTCCCGCCTCTCCGTCGACTTGGCCACCCATTTCCCTCACTCTCAAATCATAAACTCAGACAAAATGCAACTTTACAACGGCTTAGACATAACAACCAACAAAATCCCTCTCCACGAAAGGAAAGGGTTTCCTCACTTTCTGCTGGGGGACTTGGACACCATCGACGCCGACGTGTCGCCCTCGCAGTTCCGCTCGGCTGCGGGTTTAACCATTGCCAACATTGTTTCGCGTGGAAACTTACCGCTTCTTGTTGGTGGGTCCAACTCTTTTATTCATGCTCTCCTTGTGGAAACCTTTGACCCACAAGTGGACGTATTCACCGGGCCAGACTCGGTGAGTCATCTCCTAAGGTATGATTGCTGCTTTCTTTGGGTTGACGTGGCTTGGTCGGTACTGTCCGACTATTTGTGTGAACGAGTGGATGAGATGCTGGAGTCGGGGATGCTGGAGGAGTTGGCTCAATTCTATGACCCAACAAAAGTAGGTGTCCCGGTCGGGTTAAGAAAAGCAATAGGTGTGCCCGAGTTCGACGAATATTTTAGAAAGTACCCTCCATGGGAAAGCGAGGAAAACGGGAGGGTACCAAAGGAAGGGTGCGATCAGGCACGGAAGGAAGTGTACGAGGAAGCAGTGAGACTGATCAAAGACAACACATGTATATTGGCGAAGAGGCAGATAGGGAAGATCATGCGGCTGAGAAAGGCAGGGTGGGACCTAAAGAGATTAGACGCAACCGCGACGTTTAGAgcgatgatgatgaagaagaagaaaaacaagtcGTCATCACCAGCATCGTCGGACTTAGAATGGAGGGATATATGGGAAAGGGAAGTGATGGAACCAAGCGTGAAGGCCGTGAGGCGATTTCTGCAGTAGGTTTGTCCAGCTTTTTTCCAGCTAATTTTATtcattctctttctctctttcatCTTTCTATATGCACACATAAACGTACGTTGGAACGGATTAGGCAGAGTCCAAATGGAAGGGAAAATGGCGACCAATTTTGGACGAGTAGGCCGCCTTTGGTTCCACTTAGTGCCAATGGGGGAGGCCGTTAGGTGCTGGGGGCTAAGAGCTATaccacccccccccccaaaaaaaaaaaaacaacaacaaaattttgtAGGTAAAcagattttgtgaaatttttttttagttgcttTCTGCTAATGTTAAGAGTGTAAGTAAAATGGAAGGATACTTTGGCTCGTATGTTGTTATGGTTAAGGAATGTGAGGGATTAGAAAAGAACAAACTGTTGAAATGGGAGACTATTTTATAATGGCCTCATTTTATCAGAATGGTACAAAAATGGCCTTTTATTTGCTTGTTCCTTTAAAAATCCTATGCAAATGGTTGAGTCGCCAATCTCTGTTTTGGATTGCGCCAATTTAAATGTTGTATTGCCTCTAAGTCCACTGTTCATGTGCAGCAAAAAGAATGAACACATACTTTTTAACTTATGTCAATTTGGCCTTTCATACTTTATAGTTTTTGGTCATTGATTTCATGTAAACCTAATGTGTCAACAGCTCTATTTGGAATATTAACCTATACCTAGGTTGCCACGTCGGATGACGTGAAATTTACATCCAACAGAATGATTCTAATCAATGACCCACATTTTTAACCAAACCATAAGCATCAACCCAACCGCTTTAACCAAATAAAAAGAACCCTAAATAATCGCCACTTCAAGAAACTTGAATTGCGGAGATAATTGGTTTGCAAGAACTTGATTTCAGCTACTGTTTTCTTAATCAAACGATAGCCTCAAATGTGTATAAGCAATCGAAGGAATGAATTAGGTCTACTTAACAAATTTTCCAAacctaaacatatatataaatgtagATCGAATTTTTATTCAACAACAATAATTCAATTTCTCTCATAAGTTTCAACAAAGGAGATAAATATACTATCCTATATTTTTACTCCATTTTCAGTTGGTAGCTCCAGAAATAGTTGTcaacttgatatatatatatgtatattatatcatCCAAAACGATacccaaaatataattttcattatCTAATTGCAGCCCTGGATCCTTGGAACACCAGAGCAATGGTCCTAATGCTCTGTAATCTATTTTTATGACGAGAATACCTTATTTCCAGTTTTGtactaagaaaaaaaaaaggctctTCTTTCTCTCGTCGGCTGAGCTAAGCTTAACTAACTGCTGCCATAAAACTTTGGGAAGTCAATTCTGGTAATTAAATGTCTTTACATTCTTTAAAATAATGGAACGAATTGTCAATTTTCTGCCAGAGCCAGAAATTGCAGATACACAGTTTCTATTACATTTACTTTGTAATTGAAGAGTGAGTCCATATCAACATACCAATTATTGATGGGTTGAATGGAAAGTTATCTGATACGGTAAGATTTCGAGTTTATATTTTATctttcatttataaatttattaaatatcgAAACGAAAAAATGTGGGAGTCTTTTTATAAATTATGAGGCCATCTACCAAAAGTAAACAGTGAGAAAGATGAGCTCTGGTTATTGACCAGATTTGGATGCTATTAGGTCCACCGTGCAGCTGCATCCAATTGCCTCAACATATGATACGTAGGGGATTTAAAATAAGTAGGCAATTTGAGATTAGGTTCATCACATGCCACATTTATTGGGATTTAAATTAAGTAGGCAATTTGACAAATATTTCACTAAATATTAGATTATtacatatatgaaaattttatatataaaaataattatataaaaattagtaaattttaattGGAATGATAAAGTTGAGATTTTAAGACTTTTGCATTTTAGTTCAAGTTTTACTTATtgtgtgagttttttttttaatttattctattttatatgGAATATTACAGGTAGAGATAAACGAAAGTCTAATAAAACTATTTTAACTGTCACTtcatacaaatcaaaataaaaatataaaatataaaaataagacattttaaaaaaacaatttcttaattaaattccACACACCAACACAACCTTAAGATGACATCGCCAGCCTAATTTCTTAAAGCCAGCTTATACAACCTTCGTCTTCGTGCACCATTTGGCTGCAGCCGAAATTAGAAAAGCAATTAAATTATGCAGCAGCAGCTTGGATTAGGATAATTATTGGCATGAACTCATAATTGCCTTATTTTTTTATCCCCTCCACTGCCTGACAACCAGATGTTCCATTAACCTAAtatttgcaaatatatatatacactgtaTCCGTATGCATGGTCCGCACGTAGAAGCCAGACATCATCTGTAACTTGATTAATCCCTGTTTACAAATCCAATAAATTCAGGGTTAAGGGAATGTTTTGGTTATAACCAAACCACTTGAAGCTGGATTGCCTGAAACAGGACCTGCTGTATTAAACTTGAACATGCAATGCAACCCCATTTGCAGTCATTGTCTGAAAACTGGAACATGCATTTCCAAACACCCACTTTAACCACATACTCAGTAAAAGCCACCATCAACAGGTTTCAATCACATTCAATTCCTCCTTTTTTTCAGTTTTTGAttcccattttttttataaatttagtacACTCACTTCGTTCAAAAAGGGAAGTCCAATGGCCGAAAGTGGAAACCGACAGCACAGGAGGAAATGCTGTTGCAAAATAGCATATCGGGTCTTAATCATAGGGCTGAAGTTAGGACCTTAAATTACTCAACTGTGGATCTCAAGGGATGAAGAATTGAAGATTAATAATAGCTGGTGCAGCAAATAGTTTATGTCACCCACCGCATTAGCTTTGTGAGAAGTGCTCTTTGTAATTAGGTAAAAGACGTTCTCATTAATCTTTTGGCCTAACAAAGCGGATGGATTGACTTTAGCCTAATACTGTGCCATTCCTTTCATCATCTCTAATAATAGTaatgatttcatgtttaatttacAACTCTTTTCCACAGTGCCAGTACCCTTTTTCTTAACCATATGAACGACAATTAGGAAAATAAGTGTTTTTTGGTTGCTAGCTGGCCGACAATGGCAAGGATTTATACCAGTGAACACcatgtttaattgtttttcttCTGCTAGAAATGCCGAATATATCGGTAAGAGTTTTTCATACATACTATAAGCTTGTTAAAATGACGATATCATAAATCTTATATTATGATCATCAGCAACTTTTGTCGGTAGATTTCATGGATTATAAGGAACTATCATTATTATCTGTACATATTCAATATTGAACTAATATTTCAAgcaaatgtatatttttttatgctATGTTGTTATAATTGGAGCTTATAAATTTCCAATTTGGCATTATATTTATACAGTCAAAATCACTTCCAGCTTTCAACTGGCATCATGCATATCTGCACTGAATTGCTTGGTCCATGTGCAATGTGAAGAAGAAAGTAAACATGACACTTGGGAATGAGTCGGGAGAGAAGGGAACGccactaattaaaattttctaggtGAATCTACTTGAGAGGTCCCTCTATTATAGGGActtaatcaaattagtccatctattattaaaaagaatcaaataaggttAGTATAGAGTTATCATTTATTGTTTagcaaaattattgtttttaaggcttttatggttttgtaaatgaaattttttgtttaGAATTGAtctacaattaaaaataataattttcaagatattttttatatagtaaattttAGCTCTAgtacaatttaaatttatttgatttttttaatagtataagggcaaaattgagctatttaataATAAAGGGACTAATTTAAAGACTTTTCAAATACTTTAACCGTATTCCTACGTCTCTAATTCTAttcaaattcatttatttaaaccaaatttGACGAAAAAATTCACTAATCCAAATTTGATTCgcttttaatcaaaataatttacatCTAATTTAAATTCGATCCTCTTAGATTAAATTCATTTCgtttttaagaaattaatttaagaaaTACTAGTTATAACATAAGTTATTAGTATATATTGGAATATATTAAAGTATGAAGCATGCAGCTACAAATtagtaaaatgaaaaattaagattgatatattatatattgtgTTAGGGtattataaatcaaaattttaatcataGTTGTAAATCAatcttactatttttattttaaatcaagcCATTAGATTGAATAAATAGTAtcattttgttgaatttttttataagcaAGTTTTCTTGTATTATTAGCTTGGTTTCCTCCTTAAGCTAAACCATTCAATTGAATAATTCGTTTAAATTTTACGTGattgattttaaaattgtcaAATTGGATCCGAATAAATTGAGTGCCCAACTTGAATAATAAGAACCTGATTTGGACTTATATAACAGTACTTGAATACTGTAATTGTGAAATCCGATACTTAATAAATCGAAAATaatctaaattcaaattttaatccaAGCCTAAATATACTCAAAATCCTAAAAAGGAGTTGGATTCAAATGGACTCTCAAACGCTCTCCATTGCTGGTGTTAATGATGACATATGAGAATTATTTGAGCCAAGAAGTGTAGGTGGCAGACGTGCAAAGAAAGTGAATTTTAGGGAAGAAGAACCTCCCAGTGGTGGCCGAATAGAGGTGGACCGAACTGGAAGGACAAGGATGTCTTTCAGGGAAAAAATCCTTAATCTCTCTCAAAGACAATATAAATGGTCGAGTGACAGGTGAAGATGATGATATAGAGCTATTAGAGAGTGATATTATTAAAAGAGATGGCAGACGAGGTGCcttctctcaattttttttagaGGATCCACTCCTTATTCCAACAAAGCATGGAAAAGGCAATAATTGTCAAACTCTTTGGGAGAAATATAAGGGTTAAATCCCTTTTGAATGAAGTCAGGTTATGTAGAAATCCTTTTTACCATTGAGTACTCTCTTTCTAAAAATATTTCGCTTTTTACCATCACCAAATGTGACTCTGCCTTAATTATTTTCTTGGAAATCTTTGAGGTAGCTCTTGTTCTTAATCATGTGCCTGAAACACTCATTATCGATAAACTATACATGCTTAGTAGTGGCCTTTAAGGATCGGTGTGCAACAATGAGAAACTTTTCATCCTTCCTTTTCCAGACAAGCTTCTCCTTCCGCCTTCTATCAATTACAGCTCGAGCTGCAACAATAGATGCAACAGATTGCTTTTCCCTTAGTTCTTTCAGAAACATGTAACACCTAGGTTTGATATGACCAGGGTACCACAATAGTGACATACAATCTTATAGTTGTGCCTATAACGATTGCTTATGTGGACAATCTCTAGTTTTATGGAACACTCAACTTGATTAGCAGCTTCCTTGGCTTTAACAAATATTGTTAAATTCACCGTTTTGTCACCTTTGTCAGCATACCCCATatcactttttctctttttccaaCTATAAAAATCTCATCTACTTTTTCATTGCTTGATCCTAGCCTTTTCAAAACAAACTAAGCAACTACCAATTCCTTCAAAGTTGCTTCAAGTTTGGCAGTCCTTTTTAACGGTCCGATTTTCAATGGTACCGAAAAATACAGTTTTAGACCCAATTTTCGTAAACCGAGTATGTAATTATAAATAGGAATATTTACGAAACTAATATCAAATATGTTGAAGGATGGTTGAGTAACTTTATCGatttattagttaattaaagttcaaggactaaattgtaaaagtccaatcgctatttaattttaattaaccaAAGGCTAGAAGGCCTAAATAGAAATTAATCAAAGgtttaaaatgttaattaaaacaTTTCTTTAAATACGTGGTGGTGGATGATGATGGCAATTTCCACTAAGTGTGATTAAAATCTAAATTATGTTAAGTAAAccatgatttaattaattaaacaaggttaattatcatttaattgaAGTATAAATAGGAAAAGATAGTGGAATTCTATCATCTTCTTTCCATTCACTACTTTCCACCATAGAAAAAGTTTGGAGGAAGCTTTCAAtcccttgaatattcggtcatacaattaggtatgaaattcaagtcattttcttgtaatttttacaaatttgtgaTCAAATGAGATTAATTTAGTgtaccaatttaattaattattaaaattttagggagTTTGTATTGTTGATAAATTGATAGATATTGAGCTCAGATTATGAAAAGGACTACATTGTAAAGTTAATCTAGTTTGTTTGTTAAGTTTGTAACATTAGGGACTAAGTTGAACAAATGTAAAActtgttatgaaattatattagGAATAGAAAGTGCAAGTCTttaatgaaaatatgtgaaatgagtttgataatactctagatcGTCATATTTTTCTGTGCTAATtgcatatttattttgagtatgattctactaatttgtgctatttatggtcttttattttttagggactaaattgaaggcaaaagtaAATTTAAGGGCGAAAAGCatgaaattaaagataaattGGGCCAACATGCGACAGAGGGAAAAAGGTGGTGCCGAAAATACAAACATGGAAGACCAAAGgacaaaaatgcaaaagaagagattttatagcataagactctattttaatttcaattatattaggttaattattaaggatttttacttagatttaattttaggatttaactttatttatctttaattatctttatttatttgtaattatcttttagaatttaattaggaatagattaggttTTCTAGtgctataaataggggatggagtggcacatatttgacatctttttttttctgtaaacactccctctcccaaaaactctgtcttttgttctctccatattttcttcaataaaaatctcatttctattatatttatttctttcccaaaaatcatgagccactaaaccaatctagccgaagattgtcaaaattccccaaaaaggttcatgaggtTTAGAACCTGCGCTCAGCCTTCTCAACAGGGTATTCATCGCTTCTCGACATTACAGGGCTGACgtttccgtccatgtcccttaataggtgatcttttcaacttgtgcaaggaacgaccactttgtacgttttgggaaggttgcacagtcagttcgttggctttctgcgtcagaggttggcgaatcCAAGAGACAAAACGGCGTGGTATTCGCCGTTGGGAAGTAATAATCTGAcagaagatagtcccacaaaagcgattattggctagagtcaggctccgccaaattttaagtctaaatccttgAAGTTGGTGGttgtaggcatcctcttccactataactggcttatcctgctcgagaagggttacttaaaagccaaggattgaacccaaggcggatcAAGAAAACAGGAGGCTGCAAtctcgccacataagaaactttctcttttcccaaactctgtttatttttattcttcattttaattttcacaatttatttaattttgcaatttcagTTCAAAttaaaattctgtttttatttttccagatcgaaaatcttaattctttttttttatttttcaggaacaCGAGTTTTCTTGGCCAAGGAATTGTCAAGGATTTCAAGAAACGAGCATTCAtacaatccggtccctgagggttcaaccctacttcccctttactgttacttttactattttacagggattaggatatttttggtgctctcaacgaccgcatcagaGTTTTAATCTGAAGCTAGGAATTGAAAGATATGTTTATCTCGAGTgcatagactaaattgaataaaatataaaatatgtgagaaatagataaatgtgtttaattatgcTCATGCATCTTATGACATTGTTTGATaatgtttggtattgatttgatatataaaaaatttgtataaatcaagaattgaatcaaatggaactaataaaacaaaagcaaaaattaTGGATTAGGCCTTGAAAAATCCACTCGTCTTGTATTTTGAATAGGTAAgatcatatggaacttactatctTATCTTGTGTCATAAGTATGTTTTTTTCTTactttgagatatatatatatgtttgagtataagtTGAAATGATAATGAATTTGGCATACATGGCTAgtaattgattgaattgaaatgatatgTAATAATGTACTATTATGAAAAAGTACACGGTATAAATGTGAAAACCTAAATGGTTACAGCATATGGAAACGTATATGTGATCATTTACAAGGTATGATATGTAAATATGGGTAGTTACAAGGTATAAACATGTAAAAATGATTGTTTACAGGGAATGGtaatgagatatatatataattgatgtccatttgaacttagtaaaaggtttgaatacgattggcatgccaatatgGTCATATGTGTACTTGTAAAGGATATGTGATTGTATAGAGATTATTGCAAGTTATATCGAGATCTAGCATCTGTTGCGGATCATAGAGTATGTATGTCTCTATAGAGACGTTGGTGTGGTAGAGGGGTgtatttgaaaatgtttatacATTTGATGTCTACGAGCTTTGCATTACGGTGCACTGGTGTGGTATAGTTTAAGCTCTTACAAGCTATCTAGTGTGGTGTAGTTCACCCGTGTATCCTAGTCTATTTTACTAGGGTTCCACCGATGAAACATTATAATTGAATTTGGAAACTTGAAAATGTAATGAAATGGATTTTTTAAACCAATTTGATATGAAATTCACTTGAAATTGGTATAAACTTATCGATTAATGATAGAATATGACACTTAAATGAATTGTGTGAAATTGGTTTAAACTTATGGATTGATGATAGAATATGACATTGAATGAGTTATATGAAATTGGTATAAATTggtaatgttttaatttttttcttataatgttTGATATGCATTAATTCTTATGCTCACATTGTTGTTATTTTAAGTGTTATGTCCTAGAAAAATTTATGCCAAAACTATGGTAGTTATTATGCTCACCTTTAAGAAAGGTAAGTGTGTAATTTTCCATTTACTTACTAAACATTAAAAATGATTACTTTGATTGTTTCTCCTACTTGTAGATCGTCCACTTGTGGAACTCTCAGAGTCGGATCTTTGTGGACATCACATTTTAGTCAAATCAGTAGAAATTTGTTCATTTTGGTTCctaaagttatggcatgtatatagggtccTTGTGTTTTATAATGATCATCATTAATTGTGATTGCCTATGTTGTGTTAATGGCTAAGACTGTTATTTggtaagttttatatattgtCTAGTATAAGTCTAATTTGATCATATCAATGTCTTTTGAATCCTTGATTTAAAGCTTACATGGACCTTATATGTTTGAACTTGgaaatatgtaacaccctatacccgtaacccacgccgGGTCGGAGTACGACGCATTACCTAACTTTatctcatgcatacaaacagtctcaagtcaccgagacttggtccaaattaaaactttttcaatttctactttaaaattcttattatgggcctacgagctcCAAATTGACCGTCAAAAACTATTCGAAACCATtttggtccttaaaccaaccttaaaaaatttgccttaaaatagggcacacgcccgtatggaaggGTAACATGCCCGTAtgaccatttcgacatggtcgtgctagtggtctgtgtggctcacacggcctaagcaccctgggacacgcctgtgtcccacaCCGGTatggaattaaattctaattcacacctacagaggttttcacatggctagacacacgcccatgacAATGTcccgtgtcccttacacggccatgacacgcccgtgtcttaacccgtgtgtaaaaacctgggtattctatttatgacgtcagcattcCTAAATTGTCatatggccaaggcacacacccgtgtactagcccgtgtcctctacacggctgagacacacggtcgtgtctctgcccgtgtgtttattatcatgcatactgacttgaaatttttacgtgcagggatCAAACAGCTGGACCATACGCCcatagggctgaccgtgtgtcacacattgcctagacacacgcccgtgtgtctacccgtataggcaatataaggctatttaccaaatcTCATTGCCACCATTGCATACCTATTTTCACGCAAATACCTGctaataccaaaacaagcataatttccaaaatcaaatcagccacaataaacattcattcaaccatgtaAATGCaacttttataaactcaaaataaatattagccatcattcatggcttaatactaagtgtgggatctatcccaagccaacacatttggccaaatctccaacactcaaaataataagttctaatcctatacatgccgtattcaaaaatataaatccaactataccgaatgtttcggctgatagtgtgatcggtaTCTTTGACTTCCGGTGATCCTAGAGCTAGTTAGGTGGCACtgaaagaaatagaaagaaaagggagtaagcataaagcttagtaagttgcatataaataaatatacaacaataagTCTACAATTTACCAACAACTAATGATACCAAATTGGGCATAAGCATGACTTACCCTTTACTTCATAcaaatcacatagcatatacAATGAGTTCATATCTTATACATATGTATCACTTAGGT from Gossypium hirsutum isolate 1008001.06 chromosome A04, Gossypium_hirsutum_v2.1, whole genome shotgun sequence includes:
- the LOC107899616 gene encoding adenylate isopentenyltransferase, translated to MKPTLSSFHSLHSPLFHPLISRHRRPRCPRMDSSSPPHHHSNQNKTKIIVTMGATGCGKSRLSVDLATHFPHSQIINSDKMQLYNGLDITTNKIPLHERKGFPHFLLGDLDTIDADVSPSQFRSAAGLTIANIVSRGNLPLLVGGSNSFIHALLVETFDPQVDVFTGPDSVSHLLRYDCCFLWVDVAWSVLSDYLCERVDEMLESGMLEELAQFYDPTKVGVPVGLRKAIGVPEFDEYFRKYPPWESEENGRVPKEGCDQARKEVYEEAVRLIKDNTCILAKRQIGKIMRLRKAGWDLKRLDATATFRAMMMKKKKNKSSSPASSDLEWRDIWEREVMEPSVKAVRRFLQ